One window of the Candidatus Saccharibacteria bacterium genome contains the following:
- a CDS encoding flippase-like domain-containing protein codes for MHTKLVRSGAVSAILVVTIAAFAWYVKTHPEQLMQLKATNPAWLALILLANIGGMAALVGLYQVLVRMVSVRLPAAENMLLTIYSSIANFFGPLQSGPGVRAAYLKAKHGLPLKRYVLVTLVAYAAFAVLSAFCLAVGTRPWWQTVLAVLGAVGASTLVIRWLSKRNSSETKHLILSAPLVSGVIVFTALQILFLTLRYYLSLRASGTDVSLGQALSYTGAANFALFVSITPDGIGIREAFLLFSQSIHGVATSDVVAASLVDRAAYVLFLGLLFVFALSLHAKDKIARVKPAKTSKKALH; via the coding sequence ATGCATACCAAACTAGTTCGCAGCGGGGCAGTCAGTGCAATTCTGGTCGTAACAATCGCCGCGTTTGCTTGGTACGTCAAAACCCACCCAGAACAACTGATGCAACTAAAGGCCACCAACCCTGCTTGGCTCGCACTGATTTTACTCGCGAACATCGGCGGCATGGCGGCACTTGTTGGACTGTACCAAGTGCTCGTCCGTATGGTGAGTGTGCGTCTGCCAGCCGCCGAAAACATGCTGCTCACCATCTATTCATCTATCGCAAACTTTTTTGGGCCATTGCAAAGCGGACCGGGAGTCCGCGCTGCCTACCTAAAAGCGAAACACGGGCTTCCCCTGAAGCGATATGTGCTGGTAACGCTCGTTGCCTACGCAGCGTTCGCGGTACTGAGTGCGTTTTGTCTGGCGGTCGGCACACGCCCTTGGTGGCAAACGGTACTTGCTGTGTTAGGTGCAGTCGGCGCAAGCACGTTAGTAATTCGGTGGCTCTCCAAAAGAAATAGTTCAGAAACAAAACATCTCATACTCAGTGCTCCGCTTGTGAGCGGCGTTATTGTCTTCACGGCACTCCAAATACTGTTTCTGACGCTCCGGTACTACTTGTCGCTGCGAGCAAGCGGGACAGATGTTTCGCTGGGTCAAGCGCTTTCTTACACCGGTGCCGCCAACTTTGCCCTGTTCGTGTCCATAACACCCGATGGTATCGGCATACGAGAAGCGTTTTTGCTGTTTTCGCAAAGCATCCACGGCGTTGCTACATCCGACGTAGTCGCCGCAAGCTTGGTCGACAGAGCTGCCTATGTTCTGTTTTTAGGGCTGCTCTTTGTCTTCGCCCTTAGTTTGCATGCGAAAGACAAGATTGCACGAGTAAAGCCTGCCAAAACGAGCAAAAAAGCGCTACACTAA
- a CDS encoding glycosyltransferase family 2 protein: MKLVIVSICKNEAETVAELIKRIPKKYDGISELDICIVDDGSTDGTAEAAKKAGATKVYSDGAGKGLAFRFREVIDIALERGADVLVNIDGDLQFRPEDIPEFVAPIVKNEADFVAADRFTDPKTGEQRRPENMPAGKYYGNKVGARVVSNFSRQKFNDVTCGFRAYSYRALTALNLNSTHTYTQESFQIIAAKRMRIRTIPTHVTYYKGRKSRVVKSLVSYIAISSLNILRAYRDFAPLRFFFSVGFIPFAVGMLGIIVAGWHWVQTGTISPYKAFGIAGLYLTTLGIFFWSLGLVADMLVRLQGTSEKTYEDVKHLRYPRN, translated from the coding sequence ATGAAACTAGTTATTGTTTCCATATGTAAAAACGAAGCCGAAACCGTTGCGGAACTGATTAAGCGTATACCAAAAAAATACGATGGTATCAGCGAACTCGATATCTGCATCGTAGACGACGGCAGCACCGACGGCACAGCCGAAGCGGCCAAAAAAGCCGGCGCGACCAAAGTCTACAGCGACGGGGCAGGCAAGGGGCTAGCATTTCGGTTCCGGGAAGTCATAGATATTGCACTCGAACGCGGCGCCGACGTCTTAGTGAATATAGACGGCGACTTGCAGTTTCGACCCGAAGACATCCCTGAGTTCGTCGCACCCATCGTGAAAAACGAGGCCGACTTTGTCGCCGCCGACCGCTTTACCGACCCAAAGACTGGCGAACAGCGCCGCCCAGAAAACATGCCTGCCGGAAAATACTATGGCAACAAAGTAGGCGCTAGAGTAGTAAGCAACTTTTCTCGCCAAAAGTTCAACGATGTCACCTGCGGCTTCCGCGCCTACAGCTACCGCGCCCTCACGGCCCTTAACCTCAACAGCACACACACCTACACCCAAGAATCATTCCAGATTATTGCCGCCAAACGCATGCGCATTCGTACCATCCCCACACACGTCACCTACTACAAGGGCCGTAAGTCGCGGGTTGTAAAAAGCCTCGTCAGCTACATCGCCATCAGCAGCCTCAACATATTGCGCGCTTACCGCGATTTCGCCCCATTACGCTTTTTCTTCTCTGTTGGCTTCATCCCATTTGCAGTCGGGATGCTCGGCATCATTGTCGCGGGCTGGCATTGGGTACAAACTGGCACTATTTCGCCGTATAAAGCGTTTGGCATAGCCGGACTGTATCTAACGACCCTTGGCATTTTCTTTTGGTCGCTCGGACTCGTTGCCGACATGCTTGTCCGTTTGCAGGGAACCAGCGAAAAAACATACGAAGACGTCAAACACCTCCGCTACCCCCGTAACTAA
- a CDS encoding rhodanese-like domain-containing protein → MSKVIIDVREPFEYKMGHVDGAINIPPSRLLSNPPELADLPRDTELVVYCLSGSRSNATIPYLRQMGFTNVTNGINKHHVERNHM, encoded by the coding sequence ATGAGCAAAGTAATAATAGATGTGCGTGAGCCGTTTGAATACAAAATGGGGCATGTTGATGGTGCCATAAATATACCGCCCTCCCGCCTGCTTAGTAACCCGCCGGAACTGGCTGACTTGCCGCGAGATACCGAGCTTGTGGTGTACTGTTTAAGCGGTAGTCGCAGTAATGCAACCATACCCTACCTGCGGCAAATGGGGTTTACGAATGTGACCAACGGTATAAATAAACACCACGTCGAACGCAACCACATGTAG
- a CDS encoding GIY-YIG nuclease family protein — protein sequence MQKGFVYILTNPSYKDNIIKIGFTTNLKDRLAQLDKTGVPTPFDPYMTVQTAKYKELEKVIHHELDKLTDFRTRENREFFEIDPVDAADLLKNLARLLDDAEIVEYGNLSSVEEKSEATIAQQGNRTTFKMLGVPVGSKLVATNKNIPDVTVLDEINQVRLPDGSIKSISRAVIDAVGGHRNGFQVYKFNGKILSNIRKSFDQNYLPKSTRS from the coding sequence ATGCAAAAAGGCTTCGTGTACATACTGACCAATCCGAGCTACAAAGATAACATCATCAAAATTGGGTTTACAACCAATCTCAAGGACCGGCTGGCGCAGCTTGACAAAACGGGGGTGCCAACACCTTTCGACCCGTACATGACGGTACAAACCGCAAAGTATAAAGAGCTAGAAAAAGTTATTCACCACGAACTCGATAAGCTCACTGATTTCAGAACTCGAGAAAACCGTGAATTCTTTGAAATTGACCCAGTAGACGCCGCGGACCTGCTCAAAAACTTGGCACGGCTGCTCGACGATGCCGAAATAGTCGAGTATGGCAATCTCAGCAGCGTAGAAGAAAAGAGCGAAGCAACTATAGCACAACAGGGTAACAGGACAACATTCAAAATGCTCGGGGTGCCCGTGGGAAGTAAATTGGTGGCAACCAACAAAAATATCCCGGACGTGACCGTATTAGATGAAATAAATCAGGTGCGGCTGCCGGACGGTAGTATAAAATCCATATCAAGGGCCGTGATAGACGCTGTAGGTGGGCACCGGAATGGGTTCCAGGTCTATAAATTCAACGGTAAAATCCTCTCAAATATTCGAAAATCGTTCGACCAGAACTATCTACCCAAGAGTACTCGCTCTTAA
- a CDS encoding rhodanese-like domain-containing protein, producing the protein MKKIGLFAGIIGVVIGSFLLLSKPASSPQVNKEPAAKLSFATVSNEVAKKSATLLDVRSSEEYASGHFASAVNLDVEDIRVGKLPDSAKTQPLYIYCRSGNRSAQATELLKAAGYTTITTSVGWTM; encoded by the coding sequence ATGAAAAAAATTGGGTTATTCGCGGGCATTATCGGCGTAGTCATCGGGAGTTTTTTACTACTAAGCAAGCCGGCAAGCTCGCCGCAGGTAAATAAGGAGCCAGCTGCCAAACTTAGTTTTGCAACCGTCTCAAACGAAGTGGCAAAGAAAAGCGCGACCTTACTCGACGTTCGCTCGTCCGAAGAATATGCCAGCGGCCACTTTGCTAGTGCCGTAAACCTCGATGTCGAGGATATCCGCGTTGGCAAATTGCCAGATTCAGCCAAAACTCAGCCGCTCTACATATATTGCAGAAGCGGTAACCGCTCGGCTCAGGCAACCGAACTGCTAAAAGCAGCCGGCTACACAACCATCACCACCTCGGTGGGCTGGACGATGTAG
- a CDS encoding GIY-YIG nuclease family protein: MINAKNYTKPASTKRWTLYVLLLEEGKYYVGITSQTPEKRFQEHLHARKSYWTEKYPPIKIIQTVDLGGLDREAALAYENRVVRKYITEKGINNVRGGDITTPNVLVARFNRIFPKDDWEAIVVISFLILIILYQTVVLYIR, translated from the coding sequence ATGATAAACGCAAAAAACTACACTAAACCTGCAAGTACAAAGCGCTGGACGTTGTACGTTTTACTTCTAGAAGAGGGCAAGTACTACGTGGGCATAACGTCACAAACCCCAGAAAAGCGGTTTCAGGAACATCTGCATGCTCGAAAAAGCTACTGGACAGAAAAATACCCTCCGATAAAAATCATCCAGACCGTTGACCTAGGAGGGCTAGACCGGGAAGCAGCCCTAGCTTACGAAAATCGTGTCGTCCGGAAGTACATTACGGAGAAAGGAATTAACAATGTTCGAGGCGGCGATATAACCACGCCAAATGTATTAGTCGCACGTTTCAACCGCATTTTTCCCAAGGATGACTGGGAGGCAATAGTAGTGATTTCATTCCTCATCCTTATCATTCTATATCAAACAGTAGTACTGTATATTCGGTAG
- a CDS encoding divalent metal cation transporter, with the protein MLDKTLEAGTKVVQAVPNSKSLKKARDYWHALGPGLTTGASDDDPSGIATYSQAGAQHGFGFLWLSLWTFPLMSVVQEMCARIGMVTGRGLAGNIRINFSRRMLRFVTLLLFAANAFNIGADLGAMAKAVQLLRPSFSFGWLVVGFAVLSLLLQVLMPYAKYARYLKWLALVLLSYIVSAVLAKIDWSEAVRATFVPELTFNRDSLLLICAILGTTISPYLFFWQTSQEVEEEILEGKTTLRERRSATAPAQIKRMRIDVWSGMFLSNLVMFFIIAVCGWVLFPHGITNITSAAQAAEALRPFAGDATYYLFAIGIIGTGMLAIPVLAGSSSYAVSESLKWKGSLHSQLKQAHAFYGVIIISMMVGLGLNFVGIDPIKALIYSAAANGIVAPFVLFFIVKLSSNRKLMGHWTNHRSTTYIGWLTTLLMAAAGIAAIWSLI; encoded by the coding sequence ATGCTGGATAAAACTCTGGAAGCCGGTACAAAGGTTGTCCAGGCAGTTCCGAACAGCAAAAGCCTCAAAAAAGCCCGTGACTACTGGCATGCCCTTGGGCCTGGCCTAACAACCGGAGCCAGCGACGACGACCCGTCGGGTATCGCCACCTACAGCCAAGCGGGTGCGCAGCATGGTTTTGGGTTTCTGTGGCTCAGTCTGTGGACGTTCCCGCTGATGAGTGTGGTGCAGGAAATGTGTGCCCGGATTGGCATGGTGACAGGACGAGGACTGGCTGGCAATATCCGCATTAATTTTTCTCGGCGCATGCTGCGGTTTGTAACACTGCTGCTTTTTGCGGCAAACGCTTTTAACATTGGCGCCGACCTCGGGGCGATGGCCAAAGCCGTCCAGCTCCTTCGGCCTAGTTTTTCGTTTGGCTGGCTGGTGGTTGGATTTGCCGTGCTCAGTTTGCTCTTACAGGTTCTCATGCCCTACGCCAAATACGCGCGCTATCTCAAATGGCTCGCGCTGGTTCTGCTGAGCTACATTGTCTCGGCCGTACTCGCAAAGATTGATTGGAGCGAGGCCGTCCGCGCCACTTTTGTCCCGGAGCTCACATTTAACAGAGATAGCCTTCTCCTCATTTGTGCCATTCTTGGTACAACCATATCGCCGTACCTGTTCTTCTGGCAGACTAGTCAGGAAGTAGAAGAGGAAATCCTAGAGGGCAAAACAACCCTGCGAGAACGCCGCAGTGCGACCGCGCCCGCACAAATCAAGCGCATGCGTATAGATGTGTGGAGTGGGATGTTTTTGAGTAACCTCGTTATGTTTTTCATTATTGCCGTTTGTGGCTGGGTGCTTTTCCCGCACGGCATTACCAATATCACCAGTGCCGCTCAGGCCGCCGAAGCCTTGCGACCGTTTGCGGGCGATGCCACCTACTACCTGTTCGCCATCGGCATTATCGGCACCGGCATGCTTGCCATACCAGTGCTTGCCGGCTCTTCGAGCTATGCAGTTTCTGAAAGTTTGAAGTGGAAGGGCAGTTTGCACAGCCAGCTAAAACAAGCCCATGCGTTTTACGGCGTTATCATAATATCGATGATGGTTGGGCTTGGCCTTAACTTCGTCGGCATAGACCCTATAAAAGCACTTATATACTCGGCAGCGGCGAACGGCATCGTGGCACCATTTGTGCTGTTTTTCATTGTAAAGCTTAGTAGTAACCGGAAGCTGATGGGTCACTGGACAAACCACCGCAGCACCACCTACATTGGCTGGCTCACAACCCTCCTTATGGCCGCCGCCGGCATTGCTGCCATTTGGTCACTTATATAA
- a CDS encoding DUF2202 domain-containing protein: protein MKFIAFMASQQGRLLRGSLGLALIVTAILTLEGGGQIFSLLLGSVLLAVAIFDVCLFAPLFGKPLSGSKIGKRPSHSTASTLLSVAALLVITGAVLARPSDTTTQLTTAASGSQKTNILAPPDETTPEAVTANKQSQDELLLYLVEEEKLAHDVYTVMYEQYGANVFGNILKSEQNHQGQVLTLLQARSIADPRSSERGVFRNPELQALYDQLVAQGKQSTVEAYKVGVAVEEKDIADITTQLATATDNDIVATLERLRTGSENHLRAFNRQLSRY, encoded by the coding sequence ATGAAGTTTATAGCGTTTATGGCAAGTCAGCAGGGCAGGCTACTGCGTGGTAGCCTGGGGCTTGCGCTAATTGTTACGGCCATTCTTACACTCGAAGGCGGTGGGCAGATTTTCAGCCTATTGCTTGGTAGTGTACTACTCGCAGTGGCTATCTTTGATGTGTGCCTTTTTGCGCCACTTTTTGGCAAACCACTTTCGGGCAGCAAAATAGGTAAGCGTCCAAGCCACTCGACCGCAAGCACACTCCTCAGTGTTGCGGCTCTATTGGTAATAACAGGTGCCGTTCTTGCTCGGCCTTCAGACACCACAACCCAGCTAACCACGGCGGCAAGCGGTTCTCAGAAAACCAACATCTTGGCCCCGCCAGACGAAACGACCCCAGAGGCTGTCACGGCGAATAAACAGTCTCAAGACGAGCTGCTCTTGTACCTCGTAGAGGAGGAGAAGCTTGCGCACGATGTCTACACGGTCATGTATGAACAGTACGGGGCAAACGTATTTGGGAACATCCTTAAAAGCGAACAAAACCATCAGGGGCAAGTCCTCACACTGTTGCAGGCACGAAGCATCGCCGACCCACGAAGCAGCGAACGTGGCGTATTTCGTAACCCAGAGCTACAAGCGTTATACGACCAGCTCGTCGCACAAGGCAAACAAAGTACAGTCGAAGCCTACAAAGTAGGCGTGGCCGTAGAGGAAAAAGACATCGCGGACATAACCACCCAGCTCGCTACGGCCACAGACAACGATATTGTCGCCACGCTAGAACGCTTGCGTACGGGCTCAGAAAACCATTTGCGCGCCTTCAACCGCCAGCTTTCCCGCTACTAG
- a CDS encoding RNA-binding protein, whose amino-acid sequence MATKLFVGSLPWAVDDQQLKDLFSEFGEVSYSKVIIDRDTNRSKGFGFVEFEDDAAAKAAIAKLDGSEMNGRNIVVNEARPREDNRR is encoded by the coding sequence ATGGCAACCAAACTATTTGTCGGCTCACTTCCATGGGCAGTCGACGACCAACAACTAAAAGACCTCTTCAGCGAATTCGGTGAAGTGTCTTACAGCAAGGTCATCATAGACCGCGACACCAACCGCTCAAAGGGCTTTGGTTTCGTCGAATTCGAAGATGATGCTGCTGCTAAGGCCGCTATCGCCAAACTTGACGGTAGCGAAATGAATGGCCGCAATATCGTAGTCAACGAAGCTCGCCCACGCGAAGACAACCGTCGCTAA
- a CDS encoding vitamin K epoxide reductase family protein, with translation MRRETKDGIKGKRAKGRGQSPSQVKTASVNSASQVKSQSHPQHLNWLERHVPTLLIGSGALGLLAAFILALEEFHHLKNPGAPLNCDLNPIISCGPAMDVWQGHALLGIPNQFLGIITFTVMLTMGVALLAGARFKRWFWLGLQAGMFAGLVFVHWFIYQSIWVLQHLCPYCMVTWVATIVGFWYIFLYGLRAEHFRLRGRWNKAVLFVQKHHADILAFWFLVIIALILNHFWYYWQTLL, from the coding sequence ATGAGACGAGAGACAAAAGATGGCATCAAAGGAAAGAGGGCAAAGGGCAGAGGGCAAAGTCCATCCCAGGTGAAAACCGCCTCTGTTAATAGCGCGTCCCAGGTAAAAAGCCAGTCGCACCCACAGCACCTCAACTGGCTTGAACGTCATGTGCCGACACTGCTTATTGGCAGTGGTGCCCTTGGGCTTCTGGCTGCGTTTATACTGGCACTCGAAGAATTTCATCACCTGAAAAACCCTGGCGCTCCACTCAACTGCGACCTCAACCCGATAATCAGCTGCGGCCCCGCTATGGATGTGTGGCAAGGTCATGCACTCCTGGGCATACCAAACCAATTTCTCGGCATCATTACCTTCACCGTTATGCTCACCATGGGCGTTGCGCTGCTTGCCGGCGCCCGGTTCAAGCGCTGGTTTTGGCTTGGGCTACAAGCTGGAATGTTCGCGGGACTAGTTTTTGTACACTGGTTTATTTACCAAAGTATATGGGTGCTCCAGCATCTGTGCCCGTACTGCATGGTGACGTGGGTCGCGACCATTGTTGGGTTTTGGTACATATTTCTCTACGGGCTGCGCGCTGAACATTTTCGCTTGCGCGGTCGGTGGAACAAAGCCGTCTTGTTCGTCCAAAAACACCACGCCGACATACTGGCCTTTTGGTTCCTTGTTATCATTGCGCTCATCCTCAACCATTTCTGGTACTACTGGCAAACCCTGTTGTAG
- a CDS encoding Bro-N domain-containing protein yields MDKIAVFRRKGIRRQLHNGEWWFAVADVVAVLTNSADAGAYWRKLKQRLVSEGSEQTVTNCHGLKMTAADGKQRRTDAMKTDDLFRLIQSIPSKKAEPFKRWLARVGYERAQEIENPELAQKRMKALYKAKGYDEAWIERRVRGIAIRQELTDERDKRGVQNERDYAILTAEISKATFGITPSQYKKLKGLQRENLRYHMNDLELIFSQLGEAATTEIARADDAQGMNENMSTANRGGAVAGNARKQLETETGRRVISKNNFLQNDKRKKLH; encoded by the coding sequence ATGGATAAAATCGCGGTATTTCGTAGGAAAGGAATTCGACGGCAGTTGCATAATGGTGAGTGGTGGTTTGCTGTGGCGGATGTTGTGGCGGTTTTAACTAATTCGGCCGATGCGGGTGCGTATTGGCGCAAACTAAAACAGAGGCTGGTAAGTGAAGGGTCTGAGCAAACCGTGACAAATTGTCACGGTTTGAAAATGACAGCAGCCGACGGTAAACAGCGCCGAACCGACGCTATGAAAACAGATGACCTCTTCCGCCTCATCCAATCGATCCCGAGTAAAAAAGCAGAGCCATTCAAGCGGTGGTTGGCGCGTGTAGGGTATGAGCGTGCGCAAGAGATTGAGAATCCGGAACTTGCCCAGAAACGCATGAAGGCACTGTACAAAGCAAAGGGCTACGACGAAGCGTGGATCGAGCGGCGGGTCCGCGGCATAGCCATACGACAGGAACTCACCGATGAACGGGACAAACGTGGCGTGCAGAATGAGCGCGACTATGCCATCCTGACGGCAGAAATATCCAAAGCCACCTTTGGTATTACTCCTAGCCAGTACAAGAAACTGAAGGGACTGCAGCGAGAAAACCTGCGATATCACATGAATGACCTCGAACTAATTTTTAGCCAGCTCGGCGAAGCCGCAACCACCGAAATAGCCCGAGCTGACGATGCGCAAGGTATGAACGAAAACATGAGCACCGCCAACCGAGGCGGAGCGGTGGCCGGAAACGCCCGCAAGCAGCTAGAAACCGAAACCGGCCGACGTGTTATAAGCAAAAATAACTTTCTACAAAATGATAAACGCAAAAAACTACACTAA
- a CDS encoding transcriptional repressor, with protein sequence MNITEAKTQSQMRQSKYCTAILAELARLGHATNAELLRAMRHYYPNVSATTVHRATTRLASRGEIGFAPSDTSGAMRYDAQVTAHDHFQCTQCGRLQDIDIVERIRPMLLAAASDCMPTGRLTISGSCKKCKGGKV encoded by the coding sequence ATGAACATAACAGAGGCGAAAACACAATCCCAGATGAGACAGAGCAAATACTGCACCGCAATACTCGCCGAATTAGCACGCCTTGGGCACGCTACAAATGCGGAACTACTGCGCGCCATGAGACACTACTACCCAAACGTCAGCGCAACAACAGTGCACCGCGCAACCACGCGGCTGGCCTCTCGGGGCGAAATCGGCTTTGCGCCGTCAGATACATCTGGTGCCATGCGCTACGATGCTCAGGTGACCGCCCACGATCATTTCCAGTGTACACAGTGCGGGAGACTCCAAGATATCGACATCGTAGAGCGTATACGACCCATGCTACTAGCGGCTGCGTCTGACTGTATGCCCACAGGACGTCTCACAATCAGCGGTTCATGTAAAAAATGTAAGGGAGGGAAGGTATGA
- a CDS encoding MarP family serine protease has protein sequence MNIPFVDFLIVFLGIGALLRGYQIGFLRQFISTVAFIVGLFPGSWLSAFAMEHVSGPSKPLAGLAILLTVCFTLMTVGELLAVRLKLAVQSHAVQRIDNAIGAAMSVVTLLLGLWLASALFALAPPSSVQTQLKSSHILGVLNGELPPASYVLKSLNTIIDPNQFPEVFAGREPSPDARHTLPNPDEFTAMLRSIEPSVLKVEGLGCGGIVDGSGFVFARELVATNAHVVAGVSSPKVRTGNDAFNTTVVAFDPANDIAVLRVPGLNRPALTINRMNPATGSAAFALGYPGGGEYQVSPAVVLDRFEALGKDIYGKSRTTREVYSLQTTIVRGNSGGPVVASDGSVLGVVFATSTTYNNIGYALTMEQVQELLRGAQDKQAAVNTGKCSE, from the coding sequence ATGAATATACCCTTTGTTGATTTTCTTATTGTATTTCTTGGCATTGGCGCGCTGCTACGAGGCTACCAAATCGGCTTCTTGCGCCAATTTATTTCGACAGTGGCGTTCATAGTAGGGCTGTTTCCTGGCTCGTGGCTGTCTGCGTTCGCCATGGAGCACGTAAGCGGCCCTTCAAAACCACTCGCTGGATTAGCCATACTGCTTACGGTATGTTTTACACTTATGACTGTCGGCGAGCTGCTTGCTGTCCGCCTCAAGTTGGCCGTGCAAAGCCATGCCGTGCAGCGCATAGACAATGCCATTGGCGCTGCAATGTCAGTCGTTACGCTCTTGCTGGGGCTTTGGCTTGCAAGCGCTCTTTTTGCACTCGCACCACCCAGTAGTGTGCAGACCCAGTTAAAAAGTTCTCACATACTTGGAGTGCTAAACGGAGAACTGCCCCCCGCATCTTACGTACTCAAAAGCCTAAACACAATCATAGACCCCAACCAATTCCCAGAGGTTTTCGCTGGCAGGGAACCATCTCCTGACGCCCGTCATACCTTGCCAAACCCAGATGAATTTACAGCCATGCTCCGCAGCATTGAACCTTCTGTCCTGAAGGTTGAGGGACTCGGCTGCGGCGGAATTGTCGACGGCAGTGGTTTTGTGTTTGCGCGCGAACTTGTTGCCACCAATGCCCATGTTGTCGCAGGGGTTAGCAGCCCAAAGGTGCGAACAGGGAACGACGCCTTCAACACTACGGTCGTCGCATTTGACCCTGCCAATGACATTGCTGTCTTACGAGTACCGGGGTTAAATCGTCCAGCGCTCACCATTAACCGCATGAATCCCGCCACCGGCTCGGCAGCATTCGCACTAGGCTATCCTGGCGGTGGTGAATATCAGGTAAGCCCGGCCGTTGTGCTTGACCGGTTTGAAGCACTCGGAAAAGACATATACGGCAAGAGTCGCACTACCCGCGAAGTCTACAGCCTGCAAACTACCATTGTGCGCGGCAATTCGGGCGGACCTGTTGTCGCCAGCGACGGCAGCGTGCTTGGCGTTGTGTTCGCTACCTCCACCACGTACAATAACATCGGCTACGCACTCACTATGGAACAAGTCCAGGAGCTGCTACGAGGTGCGCAGGACAAGCAAGCCGCCGTTAATACCGGAAAATGCAGCGAATAA
- a CDS encoding ABC transporter permease, whose protein sequence is MISIRKGYLGLALQSLRASRTRSFMTMLGIVIGVMSVVLVVGVGQGVKEQIANQSARYGKDVLIVRPDAVQGVFGATAGAGATLLEPADVDTLRRSPKVQQVIPLSSMRGAIKADRTVSNPLILATTPELGDILHQKLEFGGFFAAADGEKVAVLGKSVAAQLFDDAAPLGQRFTYRGQEFIVSGIFRSFTAAPFSLEANYNDAVFIPYAAAQSLLGSAPRMNQLFVQAKPGADVKALAPELQKAISDSHGGTQDVMVLAPGSKQGVAEPTLNLLTLMTMCMAVVALVVGGVGIMNMMLVSVTERIHEIGLRKAIGATNKQILRQFITEAFALCFVGALAGVVLSVGAVGLLRAYTSLSPVLVWPVVVAAPLVALGTGVFFGAIPALKAARMDPIEALRHE, encoded by the coding sequence ATGATTAGCATACGAAAAGGCTATCTAGGTTTGGCGCTACAGAGTCTGCGCGCCTCGCGCACTCGAAGCTTTATGACCATGCTTGGCATAGTCATTGGTGTTATGTCGGTCGTTCTTGTGGTAGGAGTTGGCCAAGGCGTGAAAGAGCAAATCGCTAACCAATCTGCCCGGTACGGGAAGGATGTACTTATTGTTCGACCAGACGCTGTGCAAGGTGTATTTGGTGCCACAGCCGGCGCAGGTGCAACACTACTTGAGCCAGCCGATGTCGATACTCTGCGCCGCTCACCAAAAGTTCAGCAGGTCATACCGCTCAGCAGCATGCGTGGTGCCATAAAGGCCGACCGTACAGTCAGCAATCCACTCATACTAGCTACGACGCCAGAGCTTGGAGATATTTTGCATCAAAAGCTAGAGTTTGGCGGCTTTTTTGCAGCGGCCGACGGAGAAAAGGTCGCCGTTCTTGGAAAGTCGGTTGCCGCGCAACTATTTGATGATGCCGCACCGCTTGGGCAGCGCTTTACCTACCGTGGCCAAGAGTTTATAGTGAGCGGGATATTTCGCTCGTTTACAGCTGCCCCTTTTTCGCTAGAGGCAAACTACAATGACGCTGTTTTTATACCCTATGCTGCAGCTCAGTCATTGCTTGGTTCGGCGCCTCGCATGAATCAACTATTTGTCCAGGCGAAACCTGGTGCTGATGTGAAAGCGCTTGCACCCGAGCTACAAAAGGCTATTTCTGATTCGCACGGCGGCACACAAGACGTTATGGTTCTTGCGCCTGGCTCAAAACAGGGAGTTGCCGAGCCGACACTGAATCTACTCACTCTTATGACCATGTGTATGGCCGTGGTGGCGCTTGTGGTAGGCGGCGTGGGCATAATGAATATGATGCTTGTGAGCGTAACGGAACGGATTCACGAAATCGGTTTGCGCAAAGCCATTGGTGCGACAAACAAACAAATACTTCGCCAGTTTATTACCGAGGCGTTTGCGTTGTGTTTTGTCGGTGCGCTGGCGGGGGTCGTACTGTCAGTAGGAGCAGTGGGCTTGCTCCGGGCATACACCAGCCTCTCTCCGGTACTTGTGTGGCCAGTAGTGGTAGCCGCACCCCTTGTAGCGCTCGGCACTGGTGTCTTTTTTGGAGCTATACCTGCCCTCAAAGCCGCCCGAATGGACCCAATCGAAGCCCTGCGCCACGAATAG